GAGATTTTGGGTTCCTTTGGCTGTTTATAAACTAGAAGGGGATGCTCAGCGTTGGTGGATCGCTTTGAGACAAGCGAAAGGAGGTATCGATTTTGAGGATTCGTTAGATTGGGTTGATTTCAAGGAGTTATTTTTCCGTCAGTACTTTTCTGAGGCAGAGAAGGAGGCTGTGATTCGGGAATATGCTAATATTAAGCAAGGGGGTGATGAGTCTATCAATGATTTCACTAAGAGATTTTTGAGGCTCGTGGGATTGATTGGGGCTGCTGCTGGGTCTTCAGAGGACCAAGCCCGTAAGTACAAATGGGCTGTTCATGGGCGTTACCGCTCTAAAATGATTAATCTAAAATGTTTTGATGTCGCTGAGGCAGCCGATTATGCTCGGAATTTGGAGATGGAGCGAGATGAGTATTTGACTACTAAAAATGACGATGGTAAAAATAAGAGGGTTAAGAATGTACAACCACTACGATCTGTACTGCCACCGACTACCAAACAGGGTCAACAATCTGGGAACCAAGGGTATCGTGGTAATAATTGGAATAATAGAGGAAATCAGCTAAGGATTGAAAACGGGTCAAATAATAATAACCGTGGTCAATTACAAGTGTACCATCCCCAAGGGCAACAAAGGGGTAACGGAAATGGTGGTGTTAATGCCAATGCACCTTGTGGGACTTGTGGAAAGAATCATCCCGGAAGAGTTTGTTATCGTAGTGCGGGTTCATGTTTTGCTTGTGGAGAGATTGGTCACTTAGCTAAGGATTGCAAGAATCCTAGACCTGGGTTTGTTCCGAGGGTTCCTCCTCCAGCTCCTGGTGGACGCGTCTTTGCCATGACTACTGCTCAGGCTGCTGACGCAACAGGTATATTCCGATCCCttttcattttaaaaatatttCCTTTGAGTTATTTGTTCATACATTCTTGATATGATTAGGTACTATTACTGGTCATGTATTTGTACACCATCGTGCCCTCTTCGTTCTGTTTGATTCTGGCTCTACGCACTCGATTGTGTCTGTTAAGAGCTCTAAATATTTGAAAGTGTCTCCAACTTGGTTGTCTACTCCGTTTACAATCTCTACCCCAATGGGTAGTattgaaattatagatcgtgtGTATCAAAACTGCAGTTTGGAATTCAATGACTGCATGTTTCCCGCAAATCTCTTTCCTATGACCATGCATGACTTTGACATTATTCTTGGCATGGATTGGTTATCTCATCATCACGCGACTATCGATTGTTATTCTAAGAGAATTTTGTTTGGAAATCATTCTATACCCGATTGTGTCTTTAATGGTGATCTTCCTGAAAAATCTATTAAGGTTATCTCAGCGCTTAAGGCGCAAAAGCTCATCTCACATGGTTGTGTTGGTTATTTAGCTTCGATTCAGAATTTGTCTATCGAGAGTCCTTCACTTGAAAATATTGACGTTGTTCGAgagtttcctgatgtatttcctgacgaattgcaAGGTTTGCCTCCAGTTCGTGAAGTTGAATTTTCGATTGATTTGATTCCTGGTTCTCAACCAATATCAAAAGCTCCTTATCGTATGGCACCACTCGAGTTGCAAGAACTCAAGGAGCAATTGCAAGAATTGATAGATTGTGGATTTATTCGACCAAGTGTGTCACCTTGGGGTGCgccggttttgtttgtcaagaagaaggatggtagcatgagactttgcattgattatcgcgagttaaatcGTATTACTATCCGAAACCGTTATCCTCTTCCTcgtattgatgatttgtttgatcaacttcaaggttcgaagtatttttctaaaattgatctTAGGTCTGGGTATCATCAGCTGCGTGTTAAAGAAGAAGATATCCCTAAGACTGCTttccgcactcgttatgggcactatgagtttttagtgatgccgtttggattaactaatgctcctgcggtattcatggatttaatgaaccgtgtgttccatgagtatttggataagtttgtgatcgtattcattgacgatatCTTGGTATTCTCAAAGAGTAAAGAAGAGCATGAGAATCATCTTCGTGTTGTACTTGAAACCCTCCGAAGTAAGAAATTgtttgcaaagttctctaaatgtgaattctgGTTGCAACGAGTTgcctttctgggtcatgttgtatcAGCTGAGGGTATAATGATGGATCCAGCGAAAATTGAGGCTATTACAAATTGTTCAAGACCTACTTCTGTTGTTGAGATTCGAAGTTTTCTTGGTTTAGCTGGGTATTATCGAAGATTTGTTGAAGGTTTTTCAACGATTGCTTTGCCGCTTACCAAGTTGTTAAGAAAAGGGGAAAAATTTGTGTGGACCGAGGAACGACAAAAGAGTTTCGATGAGTTAAAGAAAAGACTTGTATCAGCTCCTATCCTTGCATTACCATCAGGAAGTGGAGGTTTTCAAATCTATAGTGACGCTTCTAAGCATggtttgggttgtgttttgatgcaacatggtaaggtaattgcttatgcctcgAGGCAGTTGAAACCTTATGAGGttaattaccctactcatgatttggaattagctgCTGTGATTTTTGCGTTGAAaatatggaggcattatctttatggagaaacttgtgatattttcactgatcacaagagtcttaaATACATATTCACGCAAAAGGagataaatatgagacaacgaaggtggcttgagttattgaaggattatgatgccaacattcaataccatccgggtaaagcgaatgtggtagccgacgctttgagtagaaaaacATTTGGTAGTATCTCATGTTTGGTTACTCACATTCGAGAATTTGAAAGACTTGATATGGGATTGAGTAAAAGAGGAGCATCGGGGATGTTGGCAAATCTAAAATTTGAGTCTGATTTAATTACTAGAATAAAAGAGGCTCAATTGGATGACGGGGATTTATGGACAGTGTTTCAAAATTTGGAAGAGGGTAAAATGAAAGAGTTCAGAGAAGATGATGATGGGGTTATTTGGTGTGGGAATCGATTGTGTGTTCCTAATGATGATGCTATTCGTGAGGCTCTGTTGTCTGAGGCTCACAACTCACCTTTTTCTGTACATCCTGGTTCGACCAAAATGTATCAGGATTTAAAGCAGCACTTTTGGTGGAGTGGCATGAAGAAAGACGTTGCTAGATACGTTGGGAAGTGCCTTACTTGTCAACAAGTAAAGATCGAGCACCAACGTGCTAGTGGTTTGTTGCAGCCGTTGGACATTCCGGTGTGGAAGTGGGATGATATCTCAATGGATTTCGTTTGTGGGTTACCAAAGACTGTTAAAAGACATGATGCTATTTGGGTGGTGATTGATAGATTAACCAAGTCGGCTCATTTCTTGCCTATTCGTATGGATTATTC
This window of the Rutidosis leptorrhynchoides isolate AG116_Rl617_1_P2 chromosome 7, CSIRO_AGI_Rlap_v1, whole genome shotgun sequence genome carries:
- the LOC139859798 gene encoding uncharacterized protein, with the protein product MAPKRKGMSEEEVENKINQTITNLLPNIVAQAIDALRRQGGETFKHEDEEEDEYVEMKAVTGDAIHVWLGRFQKQRPLSFSTASTPVEAENWITHIEKIYRVLGCEERFWVPLAVYKLEGDAQRWWIALRQAKGGIDFEDSLDWVDFKELFFRQYFSEAEKEAVIREYANIKQGGDESINDFTKRFLRLVGLIGAAAGSSEDQARKYKWAVHGRYRSKMINLKCFDVAEAADYARNLEMERDEYLTTKNDDGKNKRVKNVQPLRSVLPPTTKQGQQSGNQGYRGNNWNNRGNQLRIENGSNNNNRGQLQVYHPQGQQRGNGNGGVNANAPCGTCGKNHPGRVCYRSAGSCFACGEIGHLAKDCKNPRPGFVPRVPPPAPGGRVFAMTTAQAADATGTITGHVFVHHRALFVLFDSGSTHSIVSVKSSKYLKVSPTWLSTPFTISTPMGSIEIIDRVYQNCSLEFNDCMFPANLFPMTMHDFDIILGMDWLSHHHATIDCYSKRILFGNHSIPDCVFNGDLPEKSIKVISALKAQKLISHGCVGYLASIQNLSIESPSLENIDVVREFPDLNFRLI